The Terriglobia bacterium genome has a segment encoding these proteins:
- a CDS encoding ABC transporter permease yields the protein MFGRKKRRLSDIDSEIKSHLDLATEQFHEQGLDEREARYAALRQFGNVTIARERLYEARRWRWLDDLGSELRHALKNLIQTPRFTLPAVLTLALGLGGAMTFYSAFHSVFLRALPFPGADRIYRLVTNTPTGPNPWPTVGLTMELGKLSPDVERVGLLEGLIQSYWILDDGSSVPVQALSFDAGIQDMAGLKPAFGSLFQDDAFATGNGVILSHRFWKSRLGSDPTVVGRTLNIQNIRRPILGVLSEGAEVPLSPEADVYLPIKTLTSQQEIDGTTCTALLRLRSGIRPEAVLSRFLAAAQNLSQRSGFQEHPDLQSLRKAMAADADLRFFVVCGAAALFLLLATANVACLFLARAAERAWETSVRLCLGAPALSLFRKFLAEGLVVALVSAGFGFWLNMALAGSLRAWLPGGESLPGLNGTWDHLGVASFGLGLVILITLLLGLIPMLQIRRLDLSLAIQEGHRIQGVRTKGRTALVVVQMTLATLMLCATALLGRSLWAMSHRPLGFKAEKLAMVRLLYDHRPKLGQRWENPAFLPALRARSGIQSAALTNGFGGVSGMSLLSVSGRAAHIGDDGHELGHFPLLVVSLSPQALETLGVSLIQGRDFTAEDAQNRVCILNREAERLAGLASGKAAGQKLYLGKVPMEIIGVTPDVHLFQDDGSAAPMLFQLLNTFPPDALFVRSTLSKKDLEATISSVMRETFPGVKPGSVDELSEMRGEQSLPHRQIIAMLAVFGGTAILLAALGLSALLSDSVSRRRRELGIRATLGATSKRLIGQVMLQGLWRTGLGVGLGLAAALASGRYLKNLLFGIRANDPKTLAAVASLLLFLGLVSSLIPALRAASIDPAKALREE from the coding sequence ATGTTTGGCCGTAAGAAGCGTCGACTTTCCGATATCGACTCAGAGATCAAATCTCATTTGGATCTGGCAACCGAGCAATTCCACGAGCAGGGCCTCGACGAGCGTGAGGCTCGCTATGCGGCGTTGCGCCAATTCGGCAATGTCACGATCGCCCGGGAACGCCTTTACGAAGCCAGGCGATGGCGATGGTTGGACGACCTCGGCTCCGAATTACGTCACGCACTAAAGAATCTCATCCAGACTCCGCGCTTCACGCTTCCGGCTGTGCTCACGCTCGCCCTGGGGTTGGGCGGCGCCATGACGTTCTACAGTGCTTTTCATTCCGTGTTTCTGCGCGCGCTGCCCTTTCCCGGCGCGGACCGGATCTATCGCCTGGTGACAAATACACCCACGGGACCGAATCCTTGGCCCACCGTCGGCCTGACAATGGAGCTGGGGAAATTGTCACCCGATGTGGAACGCGTTGGTTTGCTGGAAGGATTGATTCAGTCTTACTGGATCCTGGATGACGGCAGCAGCGTTCCAGTGCAGGCCTTGTCATTTGATGCCGGAATCCAGGATATGGCGGGCTTGAAGCCTGCATTCGGATCACTCTTTCAGGATGATGCCTTCGCGACAGGCAATGGCGTGATCCTGAGTCATCGTTTCTGGAAGAGCAGACTTGGAAGTGATCCGACTGTCGTGGGACGCACCCTGAACATCCAAAACATACGCCGGCCCATTCTGGGCGTGCTCTCAGAGGGAGCGGAAGTGCCCTTGAGCCCGGAAGCAGATGTTTACCTGCCCATCAAAACGCTCACGAGCCAACAGGAAATCGACGGCACTACCTGCACGGCTCTTTTGCGCCTGCGAAGCGGAATCCGGCCGGAGGCTGTGCTGTCCCGCTTTCTGGCAGCGGCTCAAAACTTGAGTCAACGATCAGGATTTCAGGAACACCCCGATCTTCAATCGCTTCGCAAGGCGATGGCCGCGGATGCGGATTTGCGCTTCTTCGTTGTCTGCGGCGCAGCTGCCCTTTTTCTGCTGCTGGCAACGGCGAATGTCGCATGCCTGTTTCTGGCGAGAGCAGCCGAAAGAGCCTGGGAGACTTCCGTGCGGCTTTGCCTCGGCGCTCCGGCCTTGTCGCTGTTCCGCAAATTCCTGGCAGAAGGGCTGGTAGTGGCCTTGGTTTCTGCCGGTTTCGGCTTCTGGCTCAACATGGCCTTGGCGGGTTCGCTGCGCGCCTGGCTGCCGGGCGGCGAGTCCCTGCCCGGACTGAATGGCACTTGGGATCACCTGGGTGTGGCATCGTTTGGGCTTGGCTTGGTCATCCTGATCACGCTGCTCTTGGGCCTGATTCCCATGCTTCAGATTCGGCGCCTGGATCTGTCGCTTGCCATCCAGGAAGGGCACCGCATCCAAGGTGTTCGCACCAAAGGAAGAACAGCTTTGGTAGTCGTACAGATGACCCTGGCCACGCTGATGCTTTGTGCCACGGCTCTGCTGGGGCGGAGTCTGTGGGCCATGTCTCACCGTCCCTTGGGATTCAAGGCGGAAAAACTGGCCATGGTGAGGCTGCTTTACGACCACCGGCCCAAGCTGGGGCAACGCTGGGAAAACCCCGCCTTTTTGCCCGCTTTGCGCGCTCGATCCGGCATCCAGAGCGCGGCGCTTACGAATGGATTTGGGGGCGTTTCGGGCATGAGCCTGTTGAGTGTGAGCGGCAGAGCCGCGCACATCGGCGATGACGGACATGAGCTTGGGCATTTTCCATTGCTAGTCGTTTCCCTGAGCCCTCAGGCTCTTGAAACTTTGGGTGTTTCACTCATCCAAGGGCGCGATTTCACGGCGGAAGATGCGCAAAACCGAGTTTGCATTCTGAATCGGGAGGCCGAGCGCCTTGCAGGTCTGGCGAGCGGGAAGGCTGCAGGTCAGAAGCTTTACTTGGGCAAAGTGCCCATGGAAATCATTGGCGTCACACCCGATGTCCATCTTTTTCAGGATGACGGATCTGCCGCGCCTATGCTTTTCCAGCTCCTGAATACCTTCCCTCCCGACGCGCTTTTTGTGCGCTCCACGCTTTCCAAAAAAGATCTCGAAGCCACCATTTCGTCGGTCATGCGCGAAACCTTCCCGGGGGTGAAGCCCGGCAGCGTTGATGAATTGAGCGAGATGCGCGGCGAGCAATCGCTTCCGCATCGCCAGATCATCGCCATGCTCGCCGTCTTCGGGGGCACAGCCATCCTGCTGGCTGCGCTGGGCCTTTCGGCCCTGCTTTCCGACAGCGTCTCCCGGCGCAGGCGCGAGCTGGGCATCCGCGCCACTCTGGGAGCGACATCCAAACGCCTGATCGGCCAGGTCATGCTTCAGGGACTTTGGCGCACGGGGCTGGGCGTGGGACTTGGCCTTGCCGCCGCGCTGGCCTCAGGCCGCTACCTGAAAAACCTGCTTTTCGGCATCCGCGCCAACGATCCAAAGACACTAGCCGCAGTCGCATCGCTGCTGCTGTTCCTGGGATTGGTATCTTCCCTCATCCCCGCCCTCCGCGCCGCATCCATCGATCCGGCGAAGGCGCTGAGGGAGGAATGA
- a CDS encoding PadR family transcriptional regulator, translating into MATQEKERLTILQGTLDLLILRILILGPQHGQGIASAIQSQSDDVLLVDHGSLYPALQRLEDRGWVAAEWGASDNNRKARFYTLTKQGRKHLARQTSQWRRMSKAIGRILGPEPAEG; encoded by the coding sequence ATGGCTACCCAAGAGAAGGAACGACTGACTATTTTGCAGGGCACTCTCGACTTGCTGATTCTGCGCATCCTGATCCTCGGCCCGCAGCATGGCCAGGGGATTGCCAGCGCAATTCAATCCCAAAGTGATGATGTGCTTCTGGTAGACCACGGTTCCCTGTATCCGGCGCTCCAGCGTCTCGAAGACCGAGGCTGGGTCGCCGCAGAATGGGGCGCCTCGGACAACAACCGGAAGGCGCGCTTCTATACCTTGACGAAACAAGGTCGAAAGCATCTCGCCCGACAAACCAGCCAGTGGCGACGCATGTCGAAAGCAATTGGGAGGATTCTCGGACCCGAACCAGCGGAGGGATAA
- a CDS encoding GrpB family protein, protein MADPVVIVDYDLRWAAMFAEEKARILEALDGLDVAVEHVGSTSVPGLAAKPIIDIMVVVPDPATGEKTIAPLTVLGYDYHGELGIPGRFYFAKGRPRKHHLHMYPRCHPEIARLLLFRDYLRANPDAAHEYAKLKRALAEKFRDDREAYTEAKNDFIRSIEAKAHLLSDVSENSGCYL, encoded by the coding sequence ATGGCGGACCCGGTTGTGATTGTGGATTATGACCTGCGTTGGGCGGCAATGTTCGCAGAAGAAAAGGCGCGCATTCTTGAGGCACTCGATGGACTGGATGTAGCGGTTGAGCACGTTGGCAGCACATCCGTGCCGGGATTGGCGGCCAAGCCGATCATTGACATTATGGTAGTCGTGCCAGACCCTGCGACGGGAGAGAAAACAATCGCACCGCTTACTGTGCTTGGCTATGATTATCATGGTGAGCTGGGCATCCCCGGCCGCTTTTATTTTGCTAAGGGTCGCCCTCGCAAGCACCATCTGCATATGTATCCGCGCTGTCATCCCGAGATCGCGAGGCTTCTCCTCTTTCGCGATTACCTTCGCGCCAATCCCGACGCGGCACACGAATATGCCAAATTGAAACGCGCCTTGGCGGAAAAATTCCGTGATGACCGTGAAGCGTATACGGAAGCCAAGAACGATTTCATCAGATCTATCGAAGCAAAAGCGCACCTGCTCAGCGATGTTTCCGAGAATAGCGGTTGTTACCTATGA
- a CDS encoding DUF533 domain-containing protein, with the protein MASSSEAQRQHSQENFAPKKRLISTIPHPCYDSDMKTIDQAPLIAIAMLAARADGTVDSAEQRAIDVVVARTGNPDVIRLAQQVAAGQLLVVDLVSRLSDDEARRAAYEGALAVINADGSANASEQAFLNELRTALGFSDADVADATRMANAMADAPVAEVRTGKPPAGPVDEFILQQAILTGAIEVLPDRLANIAVLPLQLRMVYQIGQRHGQKLDINQVKDLAATFGLGAAAQSLESVAMRLIGGLAGGLLGGMVGGVTRIATGAIITFSATYALGHVAEQYYAQGRRLNVADLRALFVQFQDEAKTIYPRVQEQIRGQASTLNLQSLLQGLNKG; encoded by the coding sequence ATTGCCTCCTCATCAGAAGCTCAAAGGCAGCACTCGCAGGAGAATTTTGCTCCAAAAAAGCGTCTTATTTCGACTATCCCCCACCCATGCTATGATTCCGACATGAAAACCATCGACCAGGCTCCGCTGATCGCCATCGCTATGCTGGCTGCTCGTGCTGACGGCACCGTGGATAGTGCCGAGCAGCGCGCGATTGATGTCGTCGTTGCCCGCACCGGGAATCCCGATGTAATCCGCCTCGCGCAACAGGTCGCCGCCGGGCAATTGCTTGTCGTTGACTTGGTCTCTCGCCTGTCGGATGACGAGGCCCGCCGAGCGGCGTACGAAGGTGCGCTGGCCGTCATCAACGCCGACGGCTCGGCCAACGCGTCAGAGCAGGCGTTCCTCAACGAGCTGCGCACGGCCCTGGGTTTCAGCGACGCCGACGTTGCCGATGCGACCCGCATGGCTAATGCCATGGCGGATGCGCCCGTCGCCGAGGTGCGCACCGGCAAGCCGCCTGCTGGGCCGGTGGACGAGTTCATCCTCCAGCAGGCCATCCTCACGGGAGCGATCGAGGTCCTGCCGGACCGACTAGCCAACATCGCCGTCCTGCCACTCCAGCTGCGCATGGTGTACCAGATTGGCCAGCGCCACGGACAGAAGCTGGACATCAACCAGGTCAAAGACCTCGCCGCCACCTTTGGTCTTGGCGCCGCGGCGCAGAGTCTGGAGAGCGTGGCGATGAGACTGATCGGCGGGCTGGCGGGCGGTCTGCTAGGTGGGATGGTAGGTGGGGTGACCAGGATTGCCACCGGCGCCATAATCACGTTCTCGGCGACCTACGCCCTGGGCCACGTGGCAGAGCAGTACTACGCTCAAGGGCGCCGGCTCAACGTGGCCGATTTACGGGCGCTATTCGTCCAGTTCCAGGACGAAGCGAAAACGATCTACCCGCGGGTGCAGGAACAGATTCGGGGACAGGCCAGCACCCTCAACCTGCAGAGCCTGCTGCAGGGCCTGAACAAGGGCTGA